In one Chitinispirillales bacterium ANBcel5 genomic region, the following are encoded:
- the gltB gene encoding glutamate synthase large subunit, with amino-acid sequence MGFPEKQGLYNPANEHDACGVGFLVNIEGQKTHSIIEKGIEVLKNLMHRGATGADSNTGDGAGLLFQLPERFFRNECDKLGIVLPQNTGFGVGMCFLPKNKALKEKCIKIGEMTAESQGLKVTGWREVPVNPKVLGQQARNESPSIFQCFISSDSMTKFELEQKLYVVRKMWLNNVRNETKAIDDFYIVSLSCMTIIYKGMLQGTQMAEFYTDLQDKLMESSLVVVHKRYSTNTFPSWRLAQPFRCLAHNGEINTIKGNRANMGAREKGLESEVFGDTLQEMLPVIEEEGSDSAALDNAMEFFTHCGRKMHHSAVMMIPQGWGEKYPMGPDLRGFFEYHAGLMEPWDGPATVVFTDGKSVGAILDRNGLRPARYTITHDGFMVLASETGVVDLPPETVKEMGALRPGQIILADTEAKTLRKNCEIKLALARRKPYRRWVEENRIDLYGNNAATPVLPDESSLKKRQMLFGYTREDEKVILNNMAVFEQEPKGSMGSDQPLAVFSEKPHLLYWYFKQMFAQVTNPAIDPIREELVMSLMTTIGNTESVLTEKKENARLIKMRHPILSNDDLKRMSSLQNDDFKSVVLKTEFKAGGNGKVLKRAITNLCDRAVNAVREGYRIVVLSDKGLKEGEVPIPMLLAVSAVHNSLIREGLKTKTGLIAETGEAREVSHFALLLGYGACAINPYLAFETITEMANNKRLEKHVTAPEAVDNYVKAICKGLLKVMSKMGISTLRSYRNACFFEAIGLNREVIEKYFEGTPTRIEGLGIEEIAVEANTRYRESVKESASFLPSGGQYKYRKDGERHMWTPQSIKLLQRATRENDKEIYNQFAEQINEQTRKLCTLRGLFRIKKSNSPIPVEEVEPVSEIVKRFATGAMSFGSLSIEAHQTLAIAMNRLGAMSNSGEGGEDSARYKVLPNGDNSCSAIKQVASGRFGVTIEYLVNAKEIQIKIAQGAKPGEGGHLPGHKVNEQIASVRNSTPGVTLISPPPHHDVYSIEDIAQLIYDLKNANPEARISVKLVSECGVGTVAAGLAKGHADVILISGYDGGTGAAPLSSIKHAGIPWELGLSETQQTLMLNGLRSRVKLQTDGQLRTGRDVLVAALLGAEEFGFATAPLVVCGCVMMRKCHNNTCPVGVATQDKNLRKKFSGKPEYIVNYFTMVAEELRSYMAQLGFRKFDDMIGRSDLLETNDAIEFWKAKGLNLEPLFYRPDSAYDDPRCTRKQNHGLEKALDYSILSKCAEALKDRKKTYLKFDIRNIHRSVGTIVSSEVAKRYGSNGLPESTLTLSFKGTAGQSFAAFGAKGISFILEGEANDYVAKGLSGARVIIRPSPQATYDTTFNTIAGNVILYGATSGQVFINGQAGERFAIRNSGAVAVVEGIGDHGCEYMTGGKVVVLGETGVNFGAGMSGGIAYVLDKTGMFDNKCNLEMIDLELVKNSEDVRELRSLIEQHVAYTGSVYARDILQNWEATLPFFIKVFPMEYRRALSGIKKEKFISKPKEVLA; translated from the coding sequence TCGGTGTGGGTATGTGTTTTTTGCCGAAAAACAAAGCACTGAAAGAGAAGTGTATAAAAATCGGAGAGATGACCGCTGAGTCTCAAGGATTGAAGGTGACAGGGTGGCGTGAAGTGCCGGTAAATCCAAAGGTCTTAGGCCAGCAAGCCCGCAACGAAAGCCCCTCTATTTTTCAGTGCTTCATTAGTAGTGATAGCATGACAAAGTTTGAATTAGAACAGAAGCTGTATGTAGTAAGAAAAATGTGGCTCAACAATGTTCGTAATGAAACTAAAGCTATCGATGATTTCTATATCGTAAGTTTGTCCTGCATGACTATCATCTACAAAGGTATGCTTCAGGGAACACAAATGGCGGAGTTTTATACCGATTTGCAGGATAAACTCATGGAGAGTTCCCTGGTGGTAGTTCATAAACGATATAGCACAAACACCTTTCCTTCATGGAGATTAGCTCAACCATTTCGTTGTTTGGCCCATAACGGGGAGATTAATACGATTAAAGGCAATCGCGCAAATATGGGTGCCCGGGAGAAGGGACTTGAATCAGAGGTGTTTGGTGATACTTTACAAGAGATGCTTCCGGTAATAGAGGAAGAAGGCAGTGATTCTGCAGCGCTCGATAATGCAATGGAATTTTTTACACATTGTGGCCGTAAAATGCACCATTCGGCTGTTATGATGATTCCTCAGGGGTGGGGTGAGAAATATCCCATGGGGCCGGATCTGCGTGGGTTCTTTGAGTATCATGCTGGTTTGATGGAACCGTGGGATGGACCCGCGACAGTTGTTTTTACAGATGGAAAAAGTGTCGGTGCAATACTTGATCGTAATGGTTTAAGACCTGCACGCTATACGATTACTCATGATGGGTTCATGGTGCTGGCATCTGAAACCGGTGTTGTTGACTTGCCTCCCGAAACTGTAAAGGAAATGGGCGCATTAAGACCCGGACAAATCATTCTGGCTGATACAGAGGCAAAAACATTACGAAAAAACTGTGAAATAAAATTAGCACTTGCCAGGCGAAAGCCCTATCGAAGATGGGTTGAAGAAAACAGAATAGATCTTTATGGAAATAATGCAGCTACACCTGTTCTACCTGATGAAAGCAGTTTAAAAAAGAGACAAATGCTGTTTGGTTACACAAGGGAAGATGAAAAGGTCATACTAAACAACATGGCTGTATTCGAACAGGAACCTAAGGGATCGATGGGGTCTGATCAACCATTGGCCGTATTTTCAGAGAAGCCTCATTTGCTTTACTGGTACTTCAAACAAATGTTTGCTCAGGTTACTAATCCGGCAATTGACCCCATTCGGGAAGAACTGGTTATGTCTCTAATGACCACGATAGGGAATACTGAGTCTGTTCTTACAGAAAAAAAAGAAAACGCGAGGCTGATTAAGATGCGTCATCCTATTCTTTCCAACGACGATCTTAAGCGCATGTCATCACTTCAAAATGATGATTTTAAAAGCGTGGTACTGAAAACAGAATTTAAAGCTGGTGGCAACGGAAAGGTTCTTAAAAGAGCTATCACTAACCTGTGTGACAGAGCGGTAAATGCGGTACGTGAAGGGTATAGAATAGTGGTTCTAAGTGATAAAGGGCTCAAAGAAGGTGAAGTACCAATTCCGATGCTACTTGCTGTTTCCGCTGTTCATAATTCATTAATCCGTGAAGGATTAAAAACAAAAACCGGGTTGATTGCTGAGACCGGTGAAGCTAGAGAAGTATCACATTTTGCATTGTTATTGGGGTATGGTGCTTGTGCAATCAATCCATACCTTGCTTTTGAGACCATTACAGAAATGGCAAATAATAAAAGGCTTGAAAAGCATGTAACAGCACCAGAAGCTGTAGATAATTACGTAAAAGCTATCTGTAAGGGATTACTTAAAGTGATGTCAAAAATGGGTATATCAACTTTAAGAAGTTATCGTAATGCTTGTTTTTTTGAGGCAATCGGCCTTAACAGAGAAGTTATTGAGAAGTATTTTGAAGGTACACCTACCAGAATAGAAGGTTTAGGAATTGAAGAGATCGCAGTCGAAGCCAATACACGATACAGAGAGTCTGTAAAAGAGAGTGCCTCTTTTTTGCCTTCGGGGGGACAATATAAATACCGTAAAGATGGTGAACGGCATATGTGGACACCGCAAAGCATCAAACTGCTTCAGAGGGCTACACGAGAGAATGATAAAGAAATCTATAACCAATTTGCAGAGCAGATAAATGAACAAACACGTAAACTATGTACTCTAAGAGGACTTTTTCGTATAAAGAAATCAAATTCACCCATACCCGTTGAAGAGGTTGAACCCGTTTCGGAGATTGTAAAAAGATTTGCTACTGGTGCAATGTCTTTTGGGTCTTTAAGTATTGAAGCTCATCAAACATTGGCTATCGCTATGAATCGTTTAGGTGCTATGAGTAACAGTGGTGAAGGTGGAGAAGACTCTGCGCGCTATAAAGTATTACCAAACGGAGATAATAGCTGCAGCGCCATTAAACAGGTCGCAAGCGGACGCTTTGGCGTAACGATAGAATACCTTGTAAATGCCAAGGAAATACAGATTAAAATTGCTCAAGGTGCAAAACCAGGAGAAGGGGGGCATCTGCCAGGGCATAAGGTGAATGAACAAATTGCTTCTGTTAGAAACTCTACTCCAGGTGTCACTCTGATTTCACCACCACCACATCATGATGTGTATTCTATTGAAGATATCGCACAACTTATCTATGACCTTAAAAATGCCAATCCTGAGGCAAGAATCTCTGTGAAGCTGGTATCCGAATGCGGAGTAGGAACGGTTGCTGCAGGATTGGCTAAAGGTCATGCTGATGTAATCTTAATAAGTGGATATGATGGTGGTACAGGGGCTGCTCCATTATCTTCAATCAAACATGCGGGAATCCCATGGGAATTGGGGCTGTCTGAAACACAACAAACACTCATGTTGAATGGCTTGCGCAGCAGGGTTAAATTACAAACAGACGGTCAGCTTAGAACTGGTAGGGATGTACTTGTAGCTGCGCTACTGGGTGCTGAAGAATTTGGTTTTGCTACTGCGCCACTTGTTGTATGTGGGTGTGTGATGATGCGTAAATGTCACAATAATACGTGTCCTGTAGGAGTGGCGACTCAGGATAAAAATTTACGAAAAAAATTCAGCGGTAAGCCTGAGTATATTGTAAACTATTTCACTATGGTAGCCGAGGAGCTTAGAAGTTACATGGCCCAGCTTGGATTTAGAAAATTTGATGATATGATTGGGCGATCAGACTTGCTTGAGACCAATGACGCAATTGAGTTTTGGAAGGCAAAGGGACTTAATCTTGAACCGTTATTCTACCGTCCTGATAGTGCTTATGATGATCCACGGTGTACAAGAAAACAAAATCATGGGCTTGAAAAGGCTCTCGATTATTCAATTCTATCGAAGTGTGCTGAAGCCTTAAAAGATAGAAAGAAAACGTATCTTAAGTTTGATATCAGAAATATTCACAGAAGTGTTGGTACTATAGTTTCAAGTGAAGTGGCTAAACGTTATGGTAGTAATGGATTGCCTGAGAGTACTCTTACACTGAGTTTCAAAGGGACTGCCGGGCAGAGCTTTGCAGCCTTTGGGGCAAAGGGTATCTCTTTTATATTGGAAGGAGAAGCAAATGACTATGTCGCCAAAGGGCTTTCTGGTGCAAGAGTAATTATAAGGCCATCACCACAGGCTACTTATGATACAACTTTTAACACCATAGCTGGAAATGTGATACTATACGGTGCAACAAGTGGACAGGTCTTTATTAATGGTCAGGCAGGAGAAAGATTCGCAATTCGTAATAGTGGTGCTGTTGCGGTGGTTGAAGGAATTGGTGACCATGGCTGTGAATACATGACGGGAGGTAAAGTCGTTGTGCTGGGTGAAACAGGGGTGAATTTTGGAGCAGGTATGAGTGGTGGAATCGCCTATGTATTGGATAAAACCGGCATGTTTGATAATAAGTGTAATCTTGAAATGATTGATCTTGAGTTGGTTAAAAACTCTGAAGACGTGAGGGAATTAAGATCGTTGATTGAACAGCATGTAGCCTATACGGGAAGTGTTTATGCTCGTGATATTCTACAAAATTGGGAAGCTACACTACCTTTCTTTATTAAAGTGTTTCCAATGGAATACCGACGTGCTCTGAGTGGCATAAAAAAAGAAAAGTTTATTTCAAAACCGAAAGAAGTGTTAGCATGA